The following are encoded in a window of Pseudalgibacter alginicilyticus genomic DNA:
- a CDS encoding class I SAM-dependent methyltransferase encodes MDTKKHNENIVEQFSKQASGYSAITSHSDALEKLISITSASKKDKVLDIACGSGIVSCEFAKHTNHVTGIDMTQGMLDEAKKLQTKFNLKNLTWQIGDVENLPYEDNSFSIVVSRFGFHHFLNPLKVLSEMKRVCKPDGVVIVVDVSLPDTKIKKYNEMERNRDCSHVAALSLTEFYRLFEKVGFKNVNTDFYSMKIGLNEQLEASFPSNPIALKDMIVADVGVDDLGINVTEINSEYFLHYPIQIFFAKNN; translated from the coding sequence ATGGACACTAAAAAACATAATGAAAACATTGTAGAACAATTTTCAAAACAAGCAAGCGGTTATAGTGCGATAACTTCACATAGCGATGCTTTAGAAAAATTAATTTCAATAACGTCTGCTTCTAAAAAAGATAAAGTTTTAGATATTGCTTGTGGATCAGGTATTGTCTCGTGCGAATTTGCCAAACACACCAATCATGTAACAGGTATTGATATGACTCAAGGAATGCTTGATGAAGCTAAAAAATTACAAACAAAATTTAATCTTAAAAACCTTACTTGGCAAATAGGAGATGTAGAGAATTTACCTTATGAAGATAATAGTTTTTCAATAGTAGTTTCTAGATTTGGTTTTCATCATTTTTTAAATCCACTTAAAGTTTTGTCTGAAATGAAAAGAGTCTGTAAACCCGATGGAGTAGTTATAGTTGTTGATGTTTCTTTACCAGACACTAAAATAAAAAAATACAATGAAATGGAGAGAAATAGAGATTGTTCTCATGTTGCTGCACTTTCATTAACTGAATTTTATCGTCTTTTTGAAAAAGTAGGTTTCAAAAATGTTAATACTGATTTTTATTCAATGAAAATTGGACTTAATGAGCAGCTTGAAGCATCTTTTCCGAGTAATCCAATAGCTTTAAAAGATATGATTGTTGCAGATGTTGGAGTAGATGATTTAGGAATAAATGTCACAGAAATTAATAGTGAGTATTTTCTACATTATCCGATTCAAATATTTTTTGCAAAAAATAATTAA
- a CDS encoding MFS transporter, whose amino-acid sequence MKSINTNTEIAQKTIYSILFTISFSHFINDLLQAVIPSVYPLFKEKFDLNFTQIGMITLIYQVTASILQPFVGMYTDKKSKPYSLIFGMSFTLSGLFFASIASNFYYLLAAVALIGIGSSIFHPESSRVAHLASGGKKGLAQSIFQLGGNAGSAVGPLLAALIVIPFGQLHIIWFCLIALIGVFVLYKVAIWYSIQLELKQQNRIASEKISTHHLSKNRIIFSLIILLLLIFSKYFYLTSITSYYTFFLIEKFNVSIQESQIYLFAFLGAVAVGTLIGGPLGDKFGRKYVIWISILGAAPFTLLLPYVSLFWVGILSIVIGLIISSAFSAILVYATELLPGKVGLVAGLFFGFAFGMGGLGSAILGKLADETSIVYIFKVCAFLPLIGILTSFLPNIESKKV is encoded by the coding sequence ATGAAAAGCATTAATACAAATACAGAAATAGCTCAAAAAACAATATATTCCATACTTTTTACAATTAGTTTTTCTCATTTTATAAATGACTTATTACAAGCTGTAATTCCTTCTGTTTATCCATTATTCAAAGAAAAATTTGATCTTAATTTTACTCAAATCGGAATGATTACTTTAATTTATCAAGTCACCGCATCTATTTTACAACCGTTTGTGGGCATGTATACTGATAAAAAATCCAAACCCTATTCCTTGATATTTGGAATGAGTTTTACCTTATCAGGATTGTTTTTTGCTTCTATTGCATCTAATTTTTATTATTTATTAGCCGCAGTGGCTTTAATAGGTATTGGTTCTTCAATTTTTCATCCTGAATCCTCAAGAGTAGCCCATTTAGCTTCTGGTGGAAAAAAGGGGTTAGCACAGTCAATTTTTCAGTTGGGAGGAAATGCTGGGAGTGCAGTTGGTCCATTATTAGCGGCTTTAATTGTAATTCCTTTTGGGCAATTACACATTATTTGGTTTTGCCTTATTGCATTAATAGGTGTTTTTGTTTTATATAAAGTAGCTATTTGGTATAGCATTCAGTTGGAATTAAAACAGCAAAATAGAATAGCTTCCGAAAAAATATCAACGCATCATTTATCAAAAAATAGAATAATATTCTCTTTGATAATTTTACTACTTTTAATATTTTCTAAATATTTTTATTTGACCAGTATCACAAGTTATTATACATTTTTCTTAATAGAAAAATTCAATGTATCCATACAGGAATCACAAATTTATTTGTTTGCTTTTCTAGGTGCGGTAGCTGTAGGAACCTTAATAGGTGGTCCATTAGGTGATAAATTCGGAAGAAAATATGTTATTTGGATTTCTATCTTAGGTGCGGCTCCTTTTACACTTTTACTACCCTATGTGTCGTTATTTTGGGTTGGAATTTTATCCATTGTAATAGGATTGATTATCTCCTCTGCTTTTTCGGCAATATTAGTTTATGCAACTGAATTACTTCCAGGAAAAGTAGGTTTAGTAGCAGGACTGTTCTTTGGATTTGCTTTTGGAATGGGTGGTTTGGGTTCTGCTATTTTAGGAAAACTTGCTGATGAAACTAGTATTGTATATATATTTAAAGTTTGTGCCTTTTTACCATTAATTGGGATTCTAACAAGCTTTTTACCTAATATAGAAAGTAAAAAAGTATAG
- a CDS encoding AraC family transcriptional regulator: MNSEYQTYRLVDFGFQINSDFPVIGYSEMVTNSICISHSHPRAQLLYATTGVMNVVVNNQIWVVNPLQGLWIPGGVEHQVSFQKNVKLYSVFIDPSFTDGLPKTTFSFDISSFLKQLLFKIISFNTVDTVSISEKRIMMVFLDEVTLIQPSITFLPTTNHVRLKNVVQLLLNDVASKQTIEYYAEISCMSSRNLSRLFIKELGMNFSDWRIRLKLLEAIKRLGEQQSVKEIAFDLGYESSSSFIYMFKKYLGKTPSNYILKSKD; this comes from the coding sequence ATGAATAGCGAGTATCAGACATATCGATTAGTTGATTTTGGATTCCAAATTAATTCAGATTTTCCTGTAATAGGATATTCGGAAATGGTAACCAATTCTATTTGTATATCACATTCACATCCAAGAGCACAACTTCTTTATGCTACTACTGGTGTAATGAACGTAGTAGTTAATAACCAAATTTGGGTAGTGAATCCATTACAAGGACTTTGGATTCCAGGAGGAGTAGAACATCAAGTTTCTTTTCAAAAAAATGTCAAATTATATAGTGTCTTCATAGATCCTTCTTTTACAGATGGATTACCAAAAACTACTTTTTCATTTGACATTTCCTCTTTTTTAAAACAATTACTATTTAAAATTATTTCTTTTAATACAGTTGATACTGTCTCAATTTCAGAAAAAAGAATTATGATGGTCTTTTTAGATGAAGTTACTTTAATACAACCTAGTATTACTTTTTTACCAACAACAAATCATGTAAGATTAAAGAATGTTGTACAGCTTTTACTTAACGATGTTGCCAGTAAGCAAACGATAGAATACTATGCTGAAATTTCATGTATGAGTAGTCGAAATTTATCTCGTTTATTCATCAAAGAATTGGGTATGAATTTTAGTGATTGGAGAATTCGTTTAAAACTTTTAGAAGCAATAAAAAGATTAGGTGAGCAACAATCGGTAAAAGAAATAGCCTTTGATTTAGGCTACGAAAGCTCGAGCTCATTTATTTATATGTTTAAAAAATATTTAGGTAAAACACCATCAAATTATATTTTGAAAAGTAAGGATTGA
- a CDS encoding ATP-binding cassette domain-containing protein, translated as MKHIAIYCSNTIDKKQLIQQIEKNFLSPFICKLTELQGEVYSSITIDKFINEAYKHDKIFISTDSDTTFEEMSSGQQRIALAKFIFKQNPDYVIIDDICSNVDKQTLSMVYKLFEEYLNTCLYIQIFSRINDILPYVSQVIEIDNVMGISNVFTQHEFLLKHTLTDVSKKNEYTVSHLLSEVPYFDPLVTMQNVTVAYRTKPVLHKVKWTIKAGEFWELRGPIGSGKSTLLSMIIGDNPKAYGQDMHLFGRKKESGESVWEIKKHIGYFYPKMMQLFNRETSIENMIISGFYDSIGLYIKPLDWQRKVAKEWMENLGIDYNKKNFHELSPGQQRIILIIRAIVKQPPLIILDEPTVGLDDYNISLFVSIINAIAQTKKIAIIFVSHRKEVGLQADYLFELQPTEYGSISKITKLLT; from the coding sequence ATGAAACATATAGCTATATATTGCTCCAATACAATTGATAAAAAACAACTAATACAACAAATTGAAAAAAATTTTCTTTCCCCATTCATTTGTAAACTTACTGAATTACAAGGAGAAGTTTATTCATCAATTACAATTGATAAGTTTATTAATGAAGCATATAAACACGATAAGATTTTTATTTCAACTGATTCAGATACAACTTTTGAAGAAATGTCGAGCGGTCAACAACGCATAGCATTGGCAAAATTTATTTTTAAGCAAAACCCTGACTATGTTATTATAGATGATATTTGTAGTAATGTTGATAAACAAACACTTTCAATGGTATATAAATTGTTTGAAGAATATTTAAATACTTGTTTATACATTCAAATATTTAGTAGAATAAACGATATCTTACCTTATGTATCACAGGTTATTGAAATAGATAATGTTATGGGTATTAGTAACGTATTTACTCAACATGAGTTTCTGTTAAAGCATACATTAACGGATGTTTCAAAAAAAAATGAATATACTGTTTCTCATTTACTTTCTGAAGTCCCCTATTTTGATCCACTTGTAACAATGCAAAATGTTACAGTTGCATATAGAACAAAACCTGTTTTACATAAGGTTAAGTGGACAATAAAAGCGGGGGAATTTTGGGAATTACGCGGTCCAATTGGTTCTGGAAAAAGCACATTACTTTCGATGATTATTGGTGATAATCCAAAAGCATATGGACAAGACATGCATTTATTCGGTCGTAAAAAAGAGAGTGGTGAGTCGGTATGGGAAATAAAAAAACACATTGGATATTTTTATCCTAAAATGATGCAATTATTTAATAGAGAAACTTCTATAGAAAATATGATTATTTCAGGCTTTTATGATTCAATTGGATTGTATATAAAACCTCTAGATTGGCAACGTAAGGTTGCCAAAGAATGGATGGAAAATTTAGGTATTGATTATAACAAGAAAAATTTTCATGAACTTTCCCCTGGGCAACAAAGAATTATTCTCATCATTAGAGCGATTGTTAAACAACCTCCTTTAATAATACTCGACGAACCTACAGTTGGTTTAGATGATTATAATATAAGTCTGTTTGTATCCATAATAAATGCAATTGCACAAACTAAAAAAATTGCAATAATATTTGTTTCGCATCGCAAAGAAGTTGGTTTACAAGCTGATTATTTATTTGAATTACAACCAACCGAATATGGATCAATTTCAAAAATAACTAAGCTTTTAACTTAA